One stretch of Zingiber officinale cultivar Zhangliang chromosome 6B, Zo_v1.1, whole genome shotgun sequence DNA includes these proteins:
- the LOC121991083 gene encoding uncharacterized protein LOC121991083: MVWSSDPGKCLDDSTPQSAPPPPAVKLEVEEPLDEKRVRLHKRARDASTSYEQYNNVLREPGLLGLLPRKSPSLADMIQMMLSQGKTGKTLCFTSSKGSEVGEQSDFSASSSSLSKIKASNLLPSLLRIGTWECVSRYEGDLVAKCYLTKHKLVWEIIEGGLTSKIEFYWSDITTIKAVFFEGGHGSLDTVLERPPLFFQATDPQLRKHKLCQATRDFTNGQAYIHKRHLLQCPQTLSSKNLEELIDCDPHLKILS, encoded by the coding sequence ATGGTTTGGTCTTCAGATCCTGGCAAGTGCCTAGATGATTCCACCCCTCAATCGGCTCCCCCTCCTCCGGCAGTGAAGTTGGAAGTGGAGGAACCCTTGGACGAGAAGCGCGTACGTCTCCACAAGAGGGCTAGGGACGCGAGCACTTCGTATGAGCAATACAACAATGTGCTTAGGGAACCTGGACTGTTGGGTCTTCTCCCCAGGAAGAGTCCGTCTCTAGCTGATATGATTCAGATGATGCTTTCTCAGGGAAAGACAGGTAAGACTTTATGTTTCACTAGCTCGAAGGGCTCGGAAGTTGGTGAACAATCAGACTTCTCAGCTTCTTCGAGCTCATTGAGCAAGATCAAAGCTTCAAATTTGCTTCCCTCATTATTGAGGATTGGAACATGGGAGTGTGTGTCTAGATATGAAGGTGATTTAGTCGCAAAATGTTACCTCACCAAACATAAACTTGTATGGGAAATTATCGAAGGTGGCTTGACGAGCAAGATTGAGTTTTACTGGTCTGACATTACTACAATTAAGGCAGTATTTTTTGAAGGTGGCCATGGGTCTTTGGATACTGTGTTGGAAAGACCACCTCTTTTCTTCCAAGCGACTGATCCTCAACTAAGGAAGCATAAACTATGTCAAGCAACTCGAGATTTTACCAACGGCCAAGCATACATACACAAAAGGCATCTACTTCAATGTCCCCAGACCTTGTCGAGCAAGAATTTGGAGGAATTGATTGACTGTGATCCTCATTTGAAGATACTTAGTTAG